Genomic DNA from Asterias amurensis chromosome 2, ASM3211899v1:
gcttttcttttcttgtttactCAGTTTGTCATCAAGAAGATGGAAATGCTAAATGCATCTAAACGAGAGAGAACGGCGGCTGAGCAGGAGGCAAAGCTTCTCTCTCGTCTTCGTCATCCGAACATCGTCTCGTACAAGGACTCGTTCGAGAGTGAAGATGGCTACCTTTACATCGTCATGGGTTTCTGTGATGGTGGTGATCTTTACTGCAGACTTAAGGACCAGAAGGGAACGGCGCTGATGGAGAAGCAGGTGGTGGAATGGTTTGTGCAGATCGCTATGGCATTACAGGTCAGAGGTTAACTGAGTTCATGAACCCTTTCACGCACCATATATATTTTGGTGACtaatttatcatgtattatGAACACATTAATAGTTTGCTTTTTTCTATAGCTAAAAGATCAAATAAATCAAGGGttaagggtctgggtacttttttgtaggacaaaaacacaatgtccacagatttacactgaaCTTAcgcagtttgaagataacgatggtagaaagcttccctgaaaatataacttgctgaggtgctcaagtattttcatgacattgttttactcattgtgTATGCTCTATGTGTCCTATCCAGTCAATGTAGTAGGATCAATGATTAGAACCTTATTATTTCAATAAGGGACTATCTTTTCTCTTAATTCTAGTACATGCATGAAAGGAATATCCTGCATCGTGATCTCAAGACGCAAAACATCTTCCTTACCAAGAGTAAGATCATCAAAGTTGGTGATCTTGGCATTGCGAGAGTGTTAGAGGGAAATAACGACATGGCTACAACATTGATTGGTACTCCATACTACATGAGCCCAGAGCTGTTCAGTAACAAACCATACAACCATAAGGTAGGGTCATGAATGTAATGAAAAGTTTGGTACAGTAAGTCAGAGGTAGTGGTCATTATGGTGAAGTATGCATGAAATTAAGacaagatttgtttatttttattttttactcaaaacagttgttTGCATAATACCTTACTATGTAGTAAGCAATTAAAgagatgttggtagtataaatattgttagaaatggctcactcttaaataataacatgtttttttagaaagaagtaatttctaactcaaCTAATAAAAGACATGTGAAAGCATCTGTAGTTTATtcctttattattctcttgcgactttgatgaccaattgagtcgaaatacaccaagcgagaataaCGGTCTTTGAAATTACCAGAAGATaaaccagtgcctttaaatatgaaAGCTGTCTACCTGCTCCAGTAATAGCATTTTGACAATTGTATGTTTTCTTTACAGTCTGATGTGTGGGCGCTAGGTTGCTGTGTTTATGAAATGGCAACTTTGAAGCATGCTTTCAATGCTAAAGACATGAACTCATTGGTCTACAAAATTCTTAGAGGCAAGGTAAGAACTTGGGCTCCTATGCAAttgctgcaaacaaaattaatgcagGAATCACAAACTGTCTCAGGAACATGactgaataataaataaatgataaacatgtcatttatatagcgccttttacCAGAGGATGCAAAGCGCTGGAAAATGAAAAGAACAGAGAGCCAGAAGGGCAGGgtaggaggaggggggggggggttacactGGAGAAACCCAGATTACATGCAGGTAGAGAAAAGATGAGTCTTGAGGGCCTTTTTAAAAGGGGTGAGACCAGTAGAATTTCTAACATGAGCGGGAAGGTTATTCCATAGCCTTTGGGCAGATACAGAAAAAGCATGGACTGAAGATGATCAAACGAACATAAACTGTTTGGAATGTATCACTTTCCAAAAAATTGGCACTTTGAAGTGATCTTTGCATTTCTTTGGGATAGTCTATCATTGGAAAGCTGAAACTTTATCACGTTGCAGGTGTGGCATTTTatctttgaaagggcgtggagaattttatttttcacttcCATTTGAATATCTTGAAGTATGTGGGAAATATTTGTAAGGGCTCCGAGGCAAATAAAAGGGGCATAAGAGACAGTGGCCTCCGTGTAATTACAGGCCTGGCATTGAAGTGATCATTGCATTTCTTGGCGATTGTCTAAGCCTTTctcattttaaagccattatactctttcggaacagaaaaaaaataaatattcacagatttacaaacaacttacaagggtttacagaaggcaatggtgaaagacttctcttgaaatattattccatgaaatgatttacttcttgagaaaacagcaaaacaatataaactctcgttaacaagaattacagatttattttaaacacatgtcatgacacggcgaaacgcgcggaaacaagggtgggtttttccatgttttctcccgactccgatgaccggttgagcctaaattttcacaggtttgttatttgatatagaagttgtggtacacaaagtgtgggccttggacaacactgtttaccgaaagggtccaatggctttaaagcgtTATACTCTTtcggaaaaaagaaaagaaaaaaaacttcacagatttacaaataacttacagggtttacagaaggtaatggtgaaagacttctcttgaaatattatgccatgaaatgctttactttttgggaaaacattataaaacaattatcaattctcgatagcgagaattacggatttattttaaacacatgtcatgacatggcgaaacgtgcagaaacaagggtgggttttcccgatattttctcacaactccgatgaccgattgagcctaaattttcacaggttggttattttatatataagttgtgatacacgaagtgtgggcctttggacaatattgtttatcgaaagtgtccaatggcttttaattGAGGAATAACGCGATTTAAAAGTGTGTACTTGTAAAGAAAAGCCAATTCCTGAATTCATGTTTCTTGATACCAGATGCCAGCTATGCCCAAGACTTACAGCAACGACTTAATAGAACTCATCAAGGCAATGCTCAATTTGGCTCCAGAGAAACGACCCAGCGTTGCTCGTATTCTCCGCAACCCTTTCATCAAGACGCACATTGCTATCTTTCTTGAAGGTACACGGtcaaggtaataataataatagtaaagacatttgtaaagcgcctaatgcaataGCCTCCATgtgcataaagagaacaatgaaaggtTGTCTTCCTtgactcaatcaatcaatcaaccacaGAAACAGCAAGGGTCCGTCGCGCCGATCTCCTGTATCCATTTCCTACAGCCTCATGCCACATGTGATCGATTTCGCTAGGCCGCCCAAGTTGTTGGGGCCCAGGATGATCGTGGGTGGCCTCTAGGTCTCTTCCAGATAGGAGACGGTGCTAGGCCTCCCTTGGAGTTGATAGCGATGTTTAGAGCTTTTTTGCTGCGATGCTGTCGGCCAGGCGAGCAATATTTGCAATAAGGGCTATGTGTACCATCTTTAAATTAAACACTCGTGTAAGACTCTTTTCTTGTTGTGTTACCTTCCTCCTTCAGACGACCTAGTTCTGGTAGTTCGGAGCGTAGATCATCTAAACCAGACATTGCTGCAGACATTGTTGAAAACACACCTAGAACAGCATCCGTTAGTGATCTCCCTCATGGAAGTCCTCTCTCACCCATTAATGAAGTACCCGCCAAGAATGCAAAGGTTTGACAAATGTCGTTTCTAAAGTAAAAAAGATGAGatgcaacttaaaggaacatgttgccttggatcggtcgggttGGTCGATactaaaccgtttgttatgaaatgcatatggttagaaagatgttttaaaagtagaatatagtatcactcaaaattgcacggttttcatgttacgtcgcgaactaacacggttggccatttatgggagtcaaaaatctgacacccataaatggccgactgtgttagtcaacgcggtaaaaagaaaaccacacaattttgaggcatatttgtgtagatcattgtattctactttaacactatctttctaaccatatgtattttataacaaatagttacaaacgcttttcagagaccaactcgaccgatccaaggcaacgtgttcctttaactgtttttttttatcttcacCCAGAAAGTATAAATCATTTTCAGTTGGATTTTTCTCATTCACTTTTATGAAATAACTCTatacagaataaaaaaagatgCAGATCGTTCAAGCTTTAATTTGGGTAGAATATTATAGAATAGTTGTAGAATATTATGGGATAATTACATAGTATTTTAGAACAGTTGTATTATTGGGTTGCGTTGCAttatacaggcatgcaactcttccgcgtttccgcggatTTCCCCgcgtttaaaaaaatgatcggcgctaaaataaaaaataataaaaaaaaactagtactgtatatgcctggcaacaacaatgtaccactacaataatgtaaaataagcctagtacatgctaacaatgcatgTTAGAGCATAATAaatctcaacattttctagggtaccattgtgggtctcatgtcccgtggcgtttgggCTGCCTCGCTCCACACTTGCGTTGTTCCTACCAAAATTTgcctcatttttttttcaacaggcagttgcatgcctgattatAGCATAGATATGACGTACATTCTTGTAAGATAACAAAGTAAACTGTTATTTTCTTGCACACAGAAACCTACCTCTCAAAACAGAGCGTCTTCAGCAGGTGAAGCTAAGAAGTCTGCAAAGACGAGGCCATCATCAGGATCCAAAGAAAAGAAAGATTCATCAAACAGCGCTGTACCTGCTAAAGATGGCTTGAAGGTAATGATGCGTTTAAAGCcaaattttaaacatttgtctttgttcaaccccaaattatttaagaTTTACTCagacagtttcctttgtggtttattccttgaatatttgaaacaaaaagttgcaaggtgcttaagcacaaaaaatagctaagcactgAAGGTGCTTCAACATTTGTTATTTTCCTAAAAGGTATGTAGGACTACagttgaattatgagatctactccttttacagagcaccatgtaatggtttacaaggtgctgtggcgcaatatgcagccaatccagccaggaacaccggggcgaaccccttctctttgtgataagtgcacttggttcttttacgtgcgttacacaacacacatttACCATTTTAAATTCGACTTGAATATTCCTAaaggtgccctctgcaaggaaGGGCCGCCCACTTCCAACCCCGCCTGCCCAAGCCGGTACACCAAGGACGAGCGCTAGCGTTAGTAAGAAGCCCTCGAGTAATCTTTCAAGGATACGGTCGTCATCGTCTTCCAGCTCCGTATCAAGCTCCAAAGAGAGCGTTGCTACACCAAGAACAGAGGAAGAAGGGGTGAGTCTGACAATTATTCATTTTCATATCAGATGTCCCTATAATTTATTAAATGGAGGGTATACCTTTGTTATTACTTCAAAACAAGTTCCAAAACAGTGTAACCTTAGAAATCATACTCGTGTACATGGTGtgactgcaaaccttactacacaaatataacatggtttgagggtgactagtcgatattagctccccgaggtattggaagttgacaaactagtttgtATACCGAGGGGAGCTAATAATCGACTAGTCACATGAAagaaaccatgttatatttgttttgctatacttcatacatattcagttaccgTTGCAAATAGGAGCAAGAGGTAATGACGACTGAAATAAAATGCATTCTGGATAATTTTGTTCATGAACTTTTTTTAGTGTCTGCACTCGAGCACAAAACCTGACCCTGATGAACACAAAAACTGACTGATTCTGTGATTCGTTATTAAAAACAAGGAAGGATACATAATGATTCTAGCTCAGTCCATTATTGTTCACGTATTAATGTTTCAGCTGTTATAAAATGTTCCACGATCGTAAATAGCGCACGGCAAGTAGATAGTACCCTGGGATGACATCGCACAATGGTAATGCTCATGACAGGTAGAATAGTTCCCGGGGAActattacttgtcatgcgcaaTCACCACTTGCGTGAATTCACATGCGCGCTTGGTAGttagcaaaattaacacctggcTCGTGATGGTGAATGGATCAATGAGAACTTGACTCTcagtcatgaatatgtatgaggtatagtttGTAATaggttttaagttttaaatcctacacATGTACACTGTGTTGGCACAAACCTTGGGTTGTATCTCTATCTTTAAATTTTAAACCCTTTTTTAGAGACGATCAGTGAATGCCTCTGCCAGAGCTAGACGAAGAGAAAAATTGAGGGAATCGCAAGAGAGTGTACCGTCAGGACCAACAGGTCAGTTAATTTCTGGACTTCTGTGTTTGTGGACCATTTTTGAAAAGCTGCTAAGCAGTAAAGCAGAGATGTTGCTCAAGAAGTTTACTTGcaaagcatacatgtatatcatgAAACCAGTCGGAAGGTTTCAGCATCTCAAATGTCATTTGTAACAGCTAAACGCTGAAGCTGCTAAGCAATAAGCAGAGATGTTGTTGAAGAAGTTTATATGCTTAGCATACATGCATATCGTGAAACCAGTCGAAAGGACTCGGAATCTCAAATGCAATTTGTTAACAGCTCAACACTGATACATTGAAAGCGGGTTTTTTAATGAACTATTTAATGatgatgttgttattatttttgtagtACGAAGTTCCACTGATGCTTCAGCCGGTAGAAGGTCTAGCAATGGAGAAATCAAGACGAGAGCCACACGATCTAAATCAGATCCAACCCCACCAAACAGAGTAAGTCCATGGGTCTTGTACACTCCCGGGGGGCAAATAGTAACCTTGGCCTCTCCTCAGGCGCTATTTACATCCCTCccccagtcagaagccatactagatcaaaacatgatttttggggttgaacaaagaattgactagagtgggattcgaaccaacgacctccggattaacgtgccggcgctctaccaactgagctatctagccctatattggcggtgtccctgtcaatatctttgttcaggggtgccagtcagaagccatacaaccgttaactgctgtgtagccagggatcacacccaaattacgatacaacctgggaagcggcagctaggggatcaccttaaggggatgcgactttttgttacagatatcaatataaaccacaagggaaactgactgggtaaatttgtaaatgatttttggggttgaacaaagaattgactagagtgggattcgaaccaacgacctccggattaacgtcagtttcccttgtggtttatattgatagaTCAAAACATGTTACACTGTACATTTGCGCTTtaaatcttgtttttcaaatcatACGGTAATCATACGACAGTTTAAAATACGACGGTTTAAAATCAAGGTTAAAATCATACGCTTtaaatcttgtttttcaaatcatacggtaatttcttactcaatcAAAG
This window encodes:
- the LOC139952958 gene encoding uncharacterized protein isoform X2; this encodes MSLDHYEILKVVGKGSYGEVWLAKHRKDRKQFVIKKMEMLNASKRERTAAEQEAKLLSRLRHPNIVSYKDSFESEDGYLYIVMGFCDGGDLYCRLKDQKGTALMEKQVVEWFVQIAMALQYMHERNILHRDLKTQNIFLTKSKIIKVGDLGIARVLEGNNDMATTLIGTPYYMSPELFSNKPYNHKSDVWALGCCVYEMATLKHAFNAKDMNSLVYKILRGKMPAMPKTYSNDLIELIKAMLNLAPEKRPSVARILRNPFIKTHIAIFLEGTRSRRPSSGSSERRSSKPDIAADIVENTPRTASVSDLPHGSPLSPINEVPAKNAKKPTSQNRASSAGEAKKSAKTRPSSGSKEKKDSSNSAVPAKDGLKVPSARKGRPLPTPPAQAGTPRTSASVSKKPSSNLSRIRSSSSSSSVSSSKESVATPRTEEEGRRSVNASARARRREKLRESQESVPSGPTVRSSTDASAGRRSSNGEIKTRATRSKSDPTPPNRQRAKGREVSKGKDEVDSVVRRQERPSVGEDSSDEDSSEAPEKEKKSNDKELSAFSSLLESTLKLDNPKEEEVNEQPEEEAEDIPDFAEPPSRNITADPLSGTMDIYIRAAAPRAPKGLGNATMTTSGRLMDRIAALRKDIMQGIGIELLQKAYESLDNEDQDLVEAELISIMGREKFDIYGGKIWQLKFCEETVFG
- the LOC139952958 gene encoding uncharacterized protein isoform X1, producing the protein MSLDHYEILKVVGKGSYGEVWLAKHRKDRKQFVIKKMEMLNASKRERTAAEQEAKLLSRLRHPNIVSYKDSFESEDGYLYIVMGFCDGGDLYCRLKDQKGTALMEKQVVEWFVQIAMALQYMHERNILHRDLKTQNIFLTKSKIIKVGDLGIARVLEGNNDMATTLIGTPYYMSPELFSNKPYNHKSDVWALGCCVYEMATLKHAFNAKDMNSLVYKILRGKMPAMPKTYSNDLIELIKAMLNLAPEKRPSVARILRNPFIKTHIAIFLEGTRSRRPSSGSSERRSSKPDIAADIVENTPRTASVSDLPHGSPLSPINEVPAKNAKKPTSQNRASSAGEAKKSAKTRPSSGSKEKKDSSNSAVPAKDGLKVPSARKGRPLPTPPAQAGTPRTSASVSKKPSSNLSRIRSSSSSSSVSSSKESVATPRTEEEGRRSVNASARARRREKLRESQESVPSGPTVRSSTDASAGRRSSNGEIKTRATRSKSDPTPPNRQRAKGREVSKGKDEVDSVVRRQERPSVGEDSSDEDSSEAPEKEKKSNDKELSAFSSLLESTLKLDNPKEEEVNEQPEEEAEDIPDFAEPPSRNITADPLSGTMDIYIRAAAPRAPKGLGSPASPYTRNATMTTSGRLMDRIAALRKDIMQGIGIELLQKAYESLDNEDQDLVEAELISIMGREKFDIYGGKIWQLKFCEETVFG